In a genomic window of Bacteroidota bacterium:
- a CDS encoding UvrD-helicase domain-containing protein, protein MNFKDTNGAQNKSVNLLISYWDVPNVFAVGDDDQSIFEFPGARVKNIIDFYRSYESEIQVVVFN, encoded by the coding sequence ATGAATTTCAAGGATACCAATGGCGCACAAAATAAGTCAGTAAATTTACTGATTAGTTATTGGGATGTTCCAAACGTTTTTGCGGTTGGAGATGACGATCAGAGTATATTTGAATTTCCAGGAGCGCGTGTAAAAAACATCATCGATTTTTATCGCTCTTATGAAAGCGAAATTCAGGTGGTTGTTTTTAACTGA